The sequence below is a genomic window from Draconibacterium halophilum.
CCCGATACCGTTGAAAGTCCGGAGGATGAAAATGCTGTTATTGCTATTACTCAGGAAGCAACGGCTGAAAATCAGGAATTAAAATCTGCTGATACCATTCCCATAAAAAAAATTGATTCTTCAGAAAAACAGAAGCATCCTGATTATTCGGTACTCAGTATTTTTGTTTCAAATAAAAAAATTGAGCAATTAAAAACCAAACTGATTGAATACGGCGAACAACATTTGCCGTGGAAAGCCAGAAAGGTTTACCTCGAAGTAATCGAAAAAGTTTTTGATTATTCCATTTTGCTGCTTTTAGCTGCACTGATTTTATTCTTTATCAGCAACATTGCAATTGTGCTGCTAACTTTAAATTTTACCATCAAAAGAAAAAATCAAAAAGAAAAGTTCAAACGGATTTATGGGAAGATGTACGAAGAGGTAATTATGGATTACATTTTCGGAAACATCGACTGGGAAAAAGCACTGATTAAACTCAAAAAAATTAAGAATAAACCAAACCGCCGAATTCTAATCTCGGTTCTTATGAATTACAAAGTCAACTTTAAAGGCGAACTTGAACGATTTATTCCTGAAATATATTTGAAATTAAACCTGCAAAAAGATTCGCTTAAGCTGGCCAAATCGCGACACAGCCATAAAAAGGTTATGGGGATTATGGAGCTCACACACCTTTATCCGCAGGGGGCAAAAGGAATGATTCGTGCCTTAACTAATGACCCGAACGATTATGTTCGCACAGAAGCGCAAATTGCATATGTTACGCTAAACGCTGAAAATCCGTTTAGCTTTTTTGATAACTTAAAACAACCATTTGCCAAATGGGCGCAATTGTCGGTGTTTTACCTCATTCGGCTCAACCAAATACCGGTACCCGCGTTTGCCCGTTTTCTATCTTTTAAACACTACAATATCCGGAATTTCAGCCTAAAGATGATTACCTTTTTTCAGCAGCTTGAAGATGTTTCGGAAGTAATAAAAATGGTGGATAGCAAAATGGAAGAGACCCGTTTTCTGGCCTACCAAGCCATTAACGACCTTCGCTTATACGACAGCCGCGAATTGATAAAAAATAAATTTGATGGCGAAACAAAAAGGAACAAACTCGAAATTCTGAAAGCATTTAAAAATATTGGAGACCTGGATGATTTTACTTTTCTTGAGGAGGTGATGAAAACCGGTTCAACATCGTTAAAACTGGAAGCATGTCGCTCGGTGTATTACATGAGCGAGGAAAGCAGAGACAAAATTAGTAAGCATACAAAAAAAGAAATACCGGAACTTGAACTTTTAATAGCTCATGTAAAGGATCCGCGAAATTAGTTTATGGGAATTGTAAGAACAATAATAGAATCGCTATTTCTGATTTATACCATTGGTATTTTCAGTTTTTATTTTTGGCTTGCCGTTGTTTCGGCCAGAGAATTGACACGAAATGTTCGCGAAGCCAAAACAACCAACTTCGATGCGCTTCTGTCTTCTCCCTTTGCTCCCAAAATTTCGCTTTTGGCACCGGCATACAACGAATCACTTACCATTGTCGACAACATTAAAGCGCTGCTTGGGCTGTATTACCAGAATTTCGAGATAATTGTTATTAACGACGGCAGCAAAGACGATTCGCTGGAGAAAACAATTGCTGCATTCGATCTCGAGAAAGTACCGTTTGCGATTGATTATCAGATTCAGTGCCAGGAGATTCTTGGCGTGTATAAATCACGGGCAAAGGCTTACTCTAACCTTACCGTGGTTGATAAACGCAACGGAGGAAAAGCCGATGCACTAAACGCAGGAATTAACATTGCCAAAGGCGATTATTTTATTTCAATTGATGTGGATTCCATTATCGATCCGCACGCGCTGAAAAAGCTGATAAAACCTTTCCTTGAAGCAAGCGATAAAAAGGTAATTGCCGCGGGTGGTGTAATTCAAATTGCCAATTCGTGTGTAATTGAAAACGGGCACTTGGTGGAAGTAAATGTTCCAAGCAAACTTATTCCGCGTTTTCAGGTCATCGAATACAGCCGATCGTTTCTGATGGGAAGACTGGCCTGGAGCCGCCTCGATGGTTTATTGCTGATATCGGGGGCACTGGGTCTTTTCGACAAGGAGGTGGTTATAAACTGCGGCGGCTACTACACCAAAACCGTTGGCGAAGATATGGAGTTGGTAGTACGCATGCGTAAATACATGGCCAATCAGGGGATAAAATACAAGGTGGTTTATATTTCCGACCCCTTGTGCTGGACCGAAGCACCTTCAACTCTAAAAGTACTCGGATCGCAGCGAAACCGGTGGACACGCGGCACAATTGATACCATCATGCTGCACCGCGATATTTTTATGAATCCGAAATATGGTTTTATGGGAATGGTTTCGCACCCCTACTGGGTGTTTTTCGAATGGCTAGCCCCGATTGTTGAGTTTTTAGGCATAGCCTATTTTATTACCATAGCCTTGCTTGGGCTCGCCGACTGGTCGTTTTTTTACGTGATGTTTGGTTTTATATTCTTTTTTGCAATTATGATTTCGACCTATGCCATCCTTTTCGACCATCTTTCTTACAACCGCTACAAGAAAAAACGAATGATAATAAAGTTACTAATGACAACCTGGCTCGAGCCGTTTATTTACCATCCTTTAATTGTGTATTGGGGACTCCGGGGGAACTACGACTATTTTATTAAAAAGAAAAAATCGTGGGGTAAAATGACGCGCGCCGGCTTTGACATTTCGAAACAAAAAAAATAAAATACTGTGAAGAAGAATCGATTATATATCCAAATAGTAAGTGTACTTTTTATTTTACTGGTTACAGGAACATCGGGTATTCTGCAGGCTCAAACCTTTGATGAGGCCCGAAATTATGCCTTTAACGGCGAACGGGAAAAAGCCCGCAGCATTTGCCGTCAGATTCTTTCCGAAAGTTTTAATTCGGATGTAGCTTTGTTGATGGGCCGTACTTATGCCTGGGATGGAATGTACGATTCGGCAAGGGTGGTATTGCAGGACGTTTTAATACAGCGCCCCGAAAACATGGAAGCCTATGATGCGCTTTCGGATGTTGAGTTTTGGGCTGATAACAATGCTAAAGCCATTGAATATTGCAACGCAGCCTTAAAGCTGGAACCTGAATCGCCGAAGTTTACCCTGAAAAAAGCAAGGATACTTTACAGCAATGAGCAATACGAAGAAGCAGTTAACGTGTTGGAAAACTACCTACATGAAAACCCGGGCGAACCAGAATTCCTGCTCAAGTTAAAAGATTACAGGCTTGACTTGATGAAAAACAAAATCAGGCTGGTATACACCTACGATCATTTTAACAGCGATTTTAACCGCGATCCCTGGCATTTTCTCGCCCTGTCGTATGGGCGAAAAACCAAACTGGGATCGGTTATTGCACGTTTGAATTATGCCAATCGTTTCGATTCAAACGGGCTGCAGCTTGAAATGGATGCCTACCCGAAGATCAGCGAAAACAATTATGCCTACGTGAATTACGGATTCTCGTCGTATTCACTTTTCCCGGGAAACCGTTTTGGTTTTGAGCTGTACCACAACTTTCCAAAAGCCTGGGAAGGTTCGCTAGGAATGCGCTACCTCGATTTCAGCTCTTCGGGGGTTGACATTTATACCGCTACTCTTGGAAAATATGTAGGGAATTATTGGATCTCGCTGCGATCGTACGTCACCCCCGATTCTGACGGAACATCGGTGTCAGGCGCGTTGTCGGTTCGCCGCTATTTCGCCGATGCCGAAAATTATTTGGGACTTAAACTAAGCTATGGTGTTTCGCCCGACGACAACAGAAGACCAATAGATACGGAAAAGAACCTGACTTTAAAAACCAGGTCGGCAAGAGTGGAATACAACCGGCTAATTAAAAAATTATGGATTGTAAGTGCCGGTTTTAATATAGGTAGCGAACAACTGGAGCCCGGCAATTATTCGGGCTACTATTCATTCGATATAGGATTTTCGAGGTTGTTTTAATAGAGAATAAATGGGGAAAATTACCGATACATTAGGTTTGCTTGTGCGCACATTAAGGCGTTTTATCAGCCTGAGTTTTATTCTGGCCGGAATTATTCTGTTTGTGCGTTTATACGAGATGGTTATCACCTCCAATTACTACAGTTATCCGCCGGGTAGTTTTAGCTCGTTGCTTCTCGGAATAAAATACGACATCATTCTGTACCTAAGGGTTTCTGCAGTGTTGATGATTCCATTTTTACTGCTGGGTTTGTTCAGCCAAAAAGCCGCGCGTGTATTTTTTATTTCCGCTTCGGTATTTCTGGTGTTGGGCGATATGCTGCTGCTCAAATACTTCTCAACCGCAGGTGTTCCGCTGGGCGCCGATTTGTTTGCCTATTCCATCGAAGAAATCAACCAAACCGTACAAAGTTCGGGCGAGATGAATGTGTGGCCTTTTATTTTTATGGCCCTCTTTTTGGTTTACATTGTGCGGGTTTTTATCAAACACGTTTACTACAAGCTAAAACCGTGGACGCTCCTTATTATTTCGGCAGTAATGTTTACCTCATTGGCTCCGCTCGGGTTTTTAAAACCTCAACCTTCTGATTTTGAGAACGAATTTTCGCTTTATGCAGCCACCAATAAACTCAACTTTTTTAGCGAAAGTGTACTTAAGCGTTATGTTTTTAACGAGCAGTTAGACAATCAAACCTACACTTTTAAAACTAAAGTGGCCACTGCCGATGGTTCTTTTACTTACCTCGATGAAGATTACCCTTTCCTCCACAACGAAACAACACCCGATGTTTTGGGTAAATACTTTGAACCACTGGAAACCAAGCCGAACATTGTTTTT
It includes:
- a CDS encoding YaiO family outer membrane beta-barrel protein: MKKNRLYIQIVSVLFILLVTGTSGILQAQTFDEARNYAFNGEREKARSICRQILSESFNSDVALLMGRTYAWDGMYDSARVVLQDVLIQRPENMEAYDALSDVEFWADNNAKAIEYCNAALKLEPESPKFTLKKARILYSNEQYEEAVNVLENYLHENPGEPEFLLKLKDYRLDLMKNKIRLVYTYDHFNSDFNRDPWHFLALSYGRKTKLGSVIARLNYANRFDSNGLQLEMDAYPKISENNYAYVNYGFSSYSLFPGNRFGFELYHNFPKAWEGSLGMRYLDFSSSGVDIYTATLGKYVGNYWISLRSYVTPDSDGTSVSGALSVRRYFADAENYLGLKLSYGVSPDDNRRPIDTEKNLTLKTRSARVEYNRLIKKLWIVSAGFNIGSEQLEPGNYSGYYSFDIGFSRLF
- a CDS encoding glycosyltransferase family 2 protein; translated protein: MGIVRTIIESLFLIYTIGIFSFYFWLAVVSARELTRNVREAKTTNFDALLSSPFAPKISLLAPAYNESLTIVDNIKALLGLYYQNFEIIVINDGSKDDSLEKTIAAFDLEKVPFAIDYQIQCQEILGVYKSRAKAYSNLTVVDKRNGGKADALNAGINIAKGDYFISIDVDSIIDPHALKKLIKPFLEASDKKVIAAGGVIQIANSCVIENGHLVEVNVPSKLIPRFQVIEYSRSFLMGRLAWSRLDGLLLISGALGLFDKEVVINCGGYYTKTVGEDMELVVRMRKYMANQGIKYKVVYISDPLCWTEAPSTLKVLGSQRNRWTRGTIDTIMLHRDIFMNPKYGFMGMVSHPYWVFFEWLAPIVEFLGIAYFITIALLGLADWSFFYVMFGFIFFFAIMISTYAILFDHLSYNRYKKKRMIIKLLMTTWLEPFIYHPLIVYWGLRGNYDYFIKKKKSWGKMTRAGFDISKQKK